Proteins co-encoded in one Solea senegalensis isolate Sse05_10M linkage group LG8, IFAPA_SoseM_1, whole genome shotgun sequence genomic window:
- the bcl7bb gene encoding B-cell CLL/lymphoma 7 protein family member B-B, with translation MNHNSIKMSGRSGRAETRSRAKDDIKKVLAAIEKVRKWEKKWVTVGDTSLRIFKWVPVTETKQIYRTKSTGGDVRGLKDVVLENTNSLLDFADENSNQSFLSDVYQPKMDNSSSTSSSQQVSPPHTSSLRAEDSQPPMLGQESVDDPVHSGQEGADEPPTLTKEDLLSSGTVRRSTLESQEELDESGAPPLKKICTGENAVLR, from the exons ATGAATCATAACAGCATCAAGATGTCGGGACGATCAGGACGCGCCGAGACCCGCAGTCGAGCGAAAGATGACATCAAAAAGGTTCTGGCGGCCATCGAGAAAGTGCGCAAATG GGAGAAGAAATGGGTGACAGTTGGAGACACGTCCTTACGCATATTCAAGTGGGTTCCAGTAACAGAAACAAAGCAG ATATATCGGACCAAATCCACAGGTGGCGATGTTAGAGGACTGAAAGATGTGGTCttggaaaacacaaactctttACTGGATTTTGCTG ATGAAAACAGCAACCAGAGCTTTCTGTCAGATGTTTACCAGCCTAAAATggataacagcagcagcacctccaGCTCACAGCAGGTCAGCCCTCCACATACCTCCAGCCTCAGAGCTGAAGACTCCCAGCCCCCAATGCTGGGCCAGGAGAGTGTGGATG ACCCGGTTCACTCAGGACAGGAGGGCGCTGATGAGCCTCCAACTCTCACCAAGGAGGACCTTCTTTCATCAGGAACAGTCAGACGGAGCACCCTCGAGTCACAG GAGGAGCTGGATGAATCAGGGGCCCCTCCTTTAAAGAAAATTTGCACAGGAGAAAATGCTGTTCTGAGATAG
- the baz1b gene encoding tyrosine-protein kinase BAZ1B isoform X2, translating into MAPLLGRKPYPLAKPLADPAGPGEEVYIIEHTKEAFRNKEEYEARVQRYSERVWTCKSTGSNQLTHKEAWEEEQEVTELLQEEYPQWFEKPVLEMVHHNTVSLDKLVEMAWVEILTKYAVGEECDFMVGKDKSLRVKVMKIHPLENPEGETTEKKLEGACDSPSSDKENASQENQRKEPPPREEENRRESLSDRARRSPRKLPTATKEEKKRWAMPKFLPHKYDVKLINEDKVISDVPVDSLFRSERPPTKEIMRYFIRHYALRLGMHESAPWVVEDELVKKFNLPSKFSDFLLDPHKFLAENPGKRKSLTSPEGKPRKKNKSSDTPGEDSGNEKGEKKRKKKDALGMPLSPTIWGHMQVKNSGSPKKGEGKGSAPSTPKPGRKSGDKKEGKTTGKRGDKKLGVLKASRKDGKDGAKTPKMKQMTLLHLAKSTPAGSPKKRARSTSLGTPKLGKPLHPMALHLLRYYKENKGREDKKCTLSSLITKAAKTLPSDDRGRLPEELRELVQKRWELLEHKRRLAAMTEEERKEEIEKRRKEIKEKHLEKAKERREKQMQVRLEQLRRYEDQEIDGGKTIPTFKLVDMPEGLPNTLFGDVAMVVDFLHCYAGLLMPEDQYPITAVALMEALVGERSGFLYLNRVLVVLLQTLLQDELAEGYSELDMPLSEIPLTMHSASELARLCLRPFDAHDEESGQGSEASGPISSFDDVVTSEFLEKLETVEVFDLSSEEKVTLLVALCHRILMTYSVEDHVDAMKQRSAELWKERVAMLKEVNERKKAEKKKRKEMEGEKKKEGGVKKEVKKEVKVEPEPEPEPEPEDMISTVKSRRLMSMQAKKEKEEMDRQNKERMEKEAEEERMRKQRVNAERNFQDGITKMKLVMRRSPLGTDRNHNRYWLFSDVVPGLYIEKGWVHEAIDYSFTPPPEDKPEPGEEEEEEEEEEGGDVATTPLSQGVIALVKGAEKDDGSIDGAIGDGGQQGAAADVCIETTFPKQGQNLWFVCDNPAELDQLVESLHSQGVRESELKKRIQNRYQDILHSIHMTRKGKLALRTCDGQEELLKYLRSDIQEVASRLQKGGLGYLDDDVNIEDQLKDTESLKDFGEYIITIQASVIKKFLQGFMAPKQKKKKKQGGEESSKTEEVDDEKKLAEEARVATAVEKWKTSIREAQTFSRMHVLLGMLDACIKWDMSAENARCKVCRRKGDDEKLILCDECNKAFHLFCLRPALYRIPDGEWLCPACQPTVARRGSRSRNYKQDTDEEEDEEESEEEDSDEDDEDEEENDYKAMGHSLRPRKKNKQSSSRQKSSKSKTKAQSSSCNQSSKQKTGPNSPADIEELVRQSSQTGVRRQALELERCEEILKKLMKFRYSWPFREPVSTEEAEDYLDIISQPMDFQTMLGKFSQYRHAQDFLEDVKLVFHNAEEYNQQGSTVLSCMVKTEQTFTELLQKLLPGLSYLRRRSRKRISQTPASSSEEEDEQEEEEEEEEEEEEEEEPKKKMQNGKSTTKKPTHGRGQRDEDSESEEEDEEDEGKRRSKRTSATSGKKDYREQDSDGERDTRRTRHRGSRGNAKGATSDDDRSSQQRHSKRLKRS; encoded by the exons ATGGCACCGCTTTTGGGCCGGAAACCTTATCCGCTGGCTAAGCCGCTAGCCGATCCAGCAGGCCCGGGAGAGGAGGTCTACATCATCGAGCACACCAAGGAGGCCTTCAGGAACAAAGA GGAGTATGAGGCACGTGTACAGAGATATAGTGAGCGCGTCTGGACATGCAAGAGCACTGGAAGTAACCAGCTGACACACAAAGAAGCATGGGAGGAGGAACAAGAAGTTACAGAACT GCTTCAGGAAGAGTATCCCCAGTGGTTTGAGAAGCCAGTCCTGGAGATGGTCCATCACAACACAGTGTCTTTAGACAAACTGGTTGAAATGGCCTGGGTGGAAATCCTTACCAAGTACGCTGTCGGTGAAGAGTGTGACTTCATG GTGGGAAAGGACAAAAGTTTGCGAGTGAAGGTGATGAAGATTCACCCTCTAGAAAATCCAGAGGGCGAGACCACGGAGAAAAAGCTTGAAGGTGCCTGCGACTCTCCATCCAGTGACAAGGAAAATGCAAGTCAGGAAAACCAGCGGAAGGAGCCTCCgcccagagaggaggagaacaggAGGGAGAGTCTCA GTGACAGAGCTCGACGCTCCCCAAGGAAACTTCCCACTGCCacgaaagaggaaaagaagaggtgGGCAATGCCCAAATTTCTTCCTCATAAGTACGACGTGAAGCTCATCAATGAGGATAAG GTGATCAGTGATGTTCCAGTAGACAGTCTTTTCAGATCGGAGCGCCCTCCAACAAAGGAGATCATGCGTTACTTCATCAGGCACTATGCTCTGAGGCTAGGCATGCATGAAAGTGCTCCCTGGGTCGTTGAGGATGAACTGGTCAAAAAGTTTAACCTCCCCAGTAAATTCAGTGACTTTCTTCTTGATCCACACAAG TTTTTAGCAGAAAATCCAGGAAAGCGCAAGAGCTTAACATCTCCAGAGGGTAAACCTAGAAAGAAGAACAAGTCCTCTGACACACCAGGAGAGGATTCAGGAAACGAGaagggagagaagaaaaggaaaaagaaagacgcCTTAGGCATGCCTCTTAGTCCCACCATCTGGGGCCACATGCAG GTTAAGAACTCAGGAAGTCCTAAGAAGGGAGAAGGCAAAGGCTCTGCGCCCTCCACTCCGAAACCAGGCAGAAAGTCTGGGGacaagaaagaaggaaagacaaCTGGAAAGAGAGGTGATAAGAAGCTCGGTGTGCTCAAAGCCTCTAGAAAGGATGGTAAAGATGGTGCAAAGACACCAAAGATGAAGCAGATGACCCTGCTGCATCTGGCTAAGAGCACCCCTGCTGGTAGCCCCAAGAAGAGAGCCCGAAGTACCAGTTTGGGTACACCTAAACTGGGGAAACCCTTGCACCCGATGGCTCTTCATCTCCTCCGCTACTATAAGGAGAATAAGGGAAGAGAAGACAAAAAATGCACCCTTTCCTCTCTCATCACCAAGGCTGCAAAGACGTTACCCTCAGATGATCGTGGTCGTCTTCCAGAGGAGCTCCGGGAGCTGGTGCAGAAACGCTGGGAGCTTCTGGAACACAAGAGACGTTTGGCAGCCATGACcgaagaggaaaggaaagaagagatAGAGAAGCGGCGCAAGGAGATCAAAGAGAAACATCTAGAGAAGGCCAAGGAGAGACGCGAGAAGCAGATGCAGGTTCGTCTCGAACAATTGCGTAGATACGAAGACCAGGAGATCGACGGTGGCAAGACCATACCCACGTTCAAGCTTGTAGACATGCCTGAGGGTTTGCCCAACACTCTGTTTGGCGATGTGGCCATGGTTGTGGACTTCCTTCACTGCTATGCAGGTCTGCTGATGCCAGAGGATCAATATCCAATTACTGCAGTGGCTCTGATGGAAGCACTGGTTGGAGAACGGTCCGGATTCCTCTACCTGAACCGTGTGCTGGTGGTGCTGCTCCAAACTCTGCTGCAGGATGAGCTGGCAGAAGGCTACAGCGAGCTGGACATGCCCTTATCTGAGATCCCTCTTACCATGCACTCTGCGTCAGAGCTGGCCCGCTTGTGTCTGCGCCCGTTTGATGCTCATGATGAGGAGAGTGGCCAGGGCTCAGAGGCCTCTGGGCCGATAAGCAGTTTTGATGATGTGGTAACCAGTGAGTTCCTGGAAAAGCTTGAGACCGTCGAAGTGTTTGACCTGAGCTCCGAGGAGAAGGTCACACTGCTGGTGGCACTGTGCCACCGCATCCTCATGACCTATTCAGTGGAAGATCACGTTGACGCAATGAAGCAGCGGTCGGCCGAGCTGTGGAAGGAGCGTGTGGCAATGTTGAAAGAAGTCAACGAGCGCAAGAAGGCTGAGAAGAAGAAGCGAAAGGAGATGGAAG gtgaaaagaaaaaagagggtGGTGTTAAGAAGGAGGTCAAAAAGGAAGTCAAGGTagagccagagccagaaccCGAGCCAGAGCCAGAGGACATGATCAGCACAGTAAAGAGCCGGCGGCTGATGTCCATGCAAGCcaagaaagagaaggaagagaTGGACCGGCAGAATAAAG AGCGTATGGAAAAGGAGGCCGAAGAGGAGCGGATGCGTAAACAGAGGGTTAATGCAGAGAGAAACTTCCAAGATGGAATCACCAAAATGAAACTAGTCATGCGCCGGTCCCCACTGGGCACTGACAGAAATCATAACAG ATACTGGCTTTTCTCTGATGTTGTCCCAGGTCTGTACATTGAAAAAGGCTGGGTGCATGAAGCCATCGACTACAGCTTCACTCCTCCACCTGAAGATAAACCTGAGCctggggaggaggaagaggaggaggaagaggaggaggggggtgatGTAGCCACAACTCCTCTCTCACAAGGTGTAATTGCCTTGGTAAAAG GAGCTGAAAAGGATGATGGTAGCATAGATGGTGCTATTGGTGACGGAGGCCagcagggagcagcagcagacgtcTGTATAGAAACCACTTTTCCCAAACAAGGACAGAATCTGTG GTTCGTATGTGACAACCCAGCTGAGTTGGACCAACTCGTAGAAAGTCTTCATTCTCAGGGGGTCAGAGAAAGTGAACTGAAGAAAAGGATACAGAACAG ATATCAGGACATCCTCCACTCCATCCATATGACCCGTAAGGGCAAATTGGCACTCAGAACCTGTGATGGCCAGGAAGAGCTGCTCAAGTACCTGCGCAGTGATATCCAGGAGGTTGCCTCAAGGCTTCAGAAGGGAGGGCTGGGATACTTGGACGACGATGTCAACATCGAAGATCAG TTGAAAGACACTGAGAGCTTGAAAGACTTTGGTGAGTATATCATCACTATTCAGGCCTCCGTAATCAAGAAGTTCCTGCAGGGATTCATGGCTCcaaagcagaaaaagaagaaaaagcaagGAGGGGAAGAAAGCAGCAAGACCGAGGAGGTTGATGATGAGAAGAAATTGGCCGAGGAGGCAAGG GTAGCCACAGCCGTAGAGAAGTGGAAGACCTCGATCAGAGAGGCGCAGACGTTTTCCCGCATGCACGTGCTGCTGGGAATGCTGGACGCTTGCATAAAGTGGGACATGTCTGCCGAGAATGCTCGCTGCAAAGTCTGTCGCAGGAAAG GTGACGATGAGAAGCTTATACTCTGTGATGAGTGTAACAAGGCCTTCCACCTGTTTTGTCTGCGGCCGGCCCTGTACCGCATCCCTGATGGAGAATGGCTCTGTCCGGCCTGTCAGCCAACTGTGGCCAGACGTGGCTCTCGTTCAAG GAACTACAAACAAGAtacagatgaagaagaggatgaggaggagtcTGAAGAGGAGGACtcagatgaagatgatgaggacgaggaggagaatGACTACAAAGCCATGGGTCACAGCT TGAGACCGAGGAAGAAGAATAAGCAGTCTTCGTCTCGGCAGAAAAGTTCTAAAAGTAAAACCAAGGCCCAGTCGTCGTCCTGTAATCAGAGCAGTAAACAGAAGACTGGCCCCAACAGCCCTGCGGACATTGAAGAACTG GTGCGACAGAGTTCCCAAACAGGAGTACGCAGACAAGCGCTGGAGTTGGAGAGGTGTGAGGAAATCCTCAAGAAACTGATGAAGTTTCGTTACAGTTGGCCTTTCAG GGAGCCCGTTTCCACAGAAGAAGCAGAGGATTATTTGGATATAATCTCTCAGCCCATGGATTTCCAGACAATGCTGGGGAAGTTCAGCCAGTATCGTCACGCCCAAGACTTCCTGGAAGACGTGAAACTGGTCTTCCACAATGCAGAGGAGTACAACCAGCAAGGCAGCACCGTGCTCTCCTGTATGGTCAAGACAGAGCAGACCTTCACTGAGCTGCTCCAAAAGCTGCTGCCTGGCCTCAGCTACCTCCGCCGGCGTTCGCGCAAACGCATCAGCCAAACTCCTGCGTCAtcatcagaggaggaggacgaacaagaagaagaagaagaggaggaggaggaggaggaggaggaggaggagccaaagAAGAAGATGCAGAACGGCAAGTCCACCACCAAGAAACCCACACATGGTCGAGGACAGAGGGACGAAGATAGtgagagtgaggaggaagatgaggaggatgaaggcaAGAGGAGAAGTAAGCGTACCTCTGCCACCTCAGGAAAGAAAGATTACAGGGAGCAGGACAGCGATGGCGAGCGGGACACACGGAGAACTCGTCATCGGGGAAGCCGGGGCAATGCTAAAGGTGCGACTAGTGACGATGACCGGTCCAGCCAGCAGCGACATTCCAAGCGACTAAAACGCTCATGA
- the baz1b gene encoding tyrosine-protein kinase BAZ1B isoform X1, producing the protein MAPLLGRKPYPLAKPLADPAGPGEEVYIIEHTKEAFRNKEEYEARVQRYSERVWTCKSTGSNQLTHKEAWEEEQEVTELLQEEYPQWFEKPVLEMVHHNTVSLDKLVEMAWVEILTKYAVGEECDFMVGKDKSLRVKVMKIHPLENPEGETTEKKLEGACDSPSSDKENASQENQRKEPPPREEENRRESLSDRARRSPRKLPTATKEEKKRWAMPKFLPHKYDVKLINEDKVISDVPVDSLFRSERPPTKEIMRYFIRHYALRLGMHESAPWVVEDELVKKFNLPSKFSDFLLDPHKFLAENPGKRKSLTSPEGKPRKKNKSSDTPGEDSGNEKGEKKRKKKDALGMPLSPTIWGHMQKLKMSGSPLKVKNSGSPKKGEGKGSAPSTPKPGRKSGDKKEGKTTGKRGDKKLGVLKASRKDGKDGAKTPKMKQMTLLHLAKSTPAGSPKKRARSTSLGTPKLGKPLHPMALHLLRYYKENKGREDKKCTLSSLITKAAKTLPSDDRGRLPEELRELVQKRWELLEHKRRLAAMTEEERKEEIEKRRKEIKEKHLEKAKERREKQMQVRLEQLRRYEDQEIDGGKTIPTFKLVDMPEGLPNTLFGDVAMVVDFLHCYAGLLMPEDQYPITAVALMEALVGERSGFLYLNRVLVVLLQTLLQDELAEGYSELDMPLSEIPLTMHSASELARLCLRPFDAHDEESGQGSEASGPISSFDDVVTSEFLEKLETVEVFDLSSEEKVTLLVALCHRILMTYSVEDHVDAMKQRSAELWKERVAMLKEVNERKKAEKKKRKEMEGEKKKEGGVKKEVKKEVKVEPEPEPEPEPEDMISTVKSRRLMSMQAKKEKEEMDRQNKERMEKEAEEERMRKQRVNAERNFQDGITKMKLVMRRSPLGTDRNHNRYWLFSDVVPGLYIEKGWVHEAIDYSFTPPPEDKPEPGEEEEEEEEEEGGDVATTPLSQGVIALVKGAEKDDGSIDGAIGDGGQQGAAADVCIETTFPKQGQNLWFVCDNPAELDQLVESLHSQGVRESELKKRIQNRYQDILHSIHMTRKGKLALRTCDGQEELLKYLRSDIQEVASRLQKGGLGYLDDDVNIEDQLKDTESLKDFGEYIITIQASVIKKFLQGFMAPKQKKKKKQGGEESSKTEEVDDEKKLAEEARVATAVEKWKTSIREAQTFSRMHVLLGMLDACIKWDMSAENARCKVCRRKGDDEKLILCDECNKAFHLFCLRPALYRIPDGEWLCPACQPTVARRGSRSRNYKQDTDEEEDEEESEEEDSDEDDEDEEENDYKAMGHSLRPRKKNKQSSSRQKSSKSKTKAQSSSCNQSSKQKTGPNSPADIEELVRQSSQTGVRRQALELERCEEILKKLMKFRYSWPFREPVSTEEAEDYLDIISQPMDFQTMLGKFSQYRHAQDFLEDVKLVFHNAEEYNQQGSTVLSCMVKTEQTFTELLQKLLPGLSYLRRRSRKRISQTPASSSEEEDEQEEEEEEEEEEEEEEEPKKKMQNGKSTTKKPTHGRGQRDEDSESEEEDEEDEGKRRSKRTSATSGKKDYREQDSDGERDTRRTRHRGSRGNAKGATSDDDRSSQQRHSKRLKRS; encoded by the exons ATGGCACCGCTTTTGGGCCGGAAACCTTATCCGCTGGCTAAGCCGCTAGCCGATCCAGCAGGCCCGGGAGAGGAGGTCTACATCATCGAGCACACCAAGGAGGCCTTCAGGAACAAAGA GGAGTATGAGGCACGTGTACAGAGATATAGTGAGCGCGTCTGGACATGCAAGAGCACTGGAAGTAACCAGCTGACACACAAAGAAGCATGGGAGGAGGAACAAGAAGTTACAGAACT GCTTCAGGAAGAGTATCCCCAGTGGTTTGAGAAGCCAGTCCTGGAGATGGTCCATCACAACACAGTGTCTTTAGACAAACTGGTTGAAATGGCCTGGGTGGAAATCCTTACCAAGTACGCTGTCGGTGAAGAGTGTGACTTCATG GTGGGAAAGGACAAAAGTTTGCGAGTGAAGGTGATGAAGATTCACCCTCTAGAAAATCCAGAGGGCGAGACCACGGAGAAAAAGCTTGAAGGTGCCTGCGACTCTCCATCCAGTGACAAGGAAAATGCAAGTCAGGAAAACCAGCGGAAGGAGCCTCCgcccagagaggaggagaacaggAGGGAGAGTCTCA GTGACAGAGCTCGACGCTCCCCAAGGAAACTTCCCACTGCCacgaaagaggaaaagaagaggtgGGCAATGCCCAAATTTCTTCCTCATAAGTACGACGTGAAGCTCATCAATGAGGATAAG GTGATCAGTGATGTTCCAGTAGACAGTCTTTTCAGATCGGAGCGCCCTCCAACAAAGGAGATCATGCGTTACTTCATCAGGCACTATGCTCTGAGGCTAGGCATGCATGAAAGTGCTCCCTGGGTCGTTGAGGATGAACTGGTCAAAAAGTTTAACCTCCCCAGTAAATTCAGTGACTTTCTTCTTGATCCACACAAG TTTTTAGCAGAAAATCCAGGAAAGCGCAAGAGCTTAACATCTCCAGAGGGTAAACCTAGAAAGAAGAACAAGTCCTCTGACACACCAGGAGAGGATTCAGGAAACGAGaagggagagaagaaaaggaaaaagaaagacgcCTTAGGCATGCCTCTTAGTCCCACCATCTGGGGCCACATGCAG aaattaaaaatgagcGGTTCTCCACTCAAGGTTAAGAACTCAGGAAGTCCTAAGAAGGGAGAAGGCAAAGGCTCTGCGCCCTCCACTCCGAAACCAGGCAGAAAGTCTGGGGacaagaaagaaggaaagacaaCTGGAAAGAGAGGTGATAAGAAGCTCGGTGTGCTCAAAGCCTCTAGAAAGGATGGTAAAGATGGTGCAAAGACACCAAAGATGAAGCAGATGACCCTGCTGCATCTGGCTAAGAGCACCCCTGCTGGTAGCCCCAAGAAGAGAGCCCGAAGTACCAGTTTGGGTACACCTAAACTGGGGAAACCCTTGCACCCGATGGCTCTTCATCTCCTCCGCTACTATAAGGAGAATAAGGGAAGAGAAGACAAAAAATGCACCCTTTCCTCTCTCATCACCAAGGCTGCAAAGACGTTACCCTCAGATGATCGTGGTCGTCTTCCAGAGGAGCTCCGGGAGCTGGTGCAGAAACGCTGGGAGCTTCTGGAACACAAGAGACGTTTGGCAGCCATGACcgaagaggaaaggaaagaagagatAGAGAAGCGGCGCAAGGAGATCAAAGAGAAACATCTAGAGAAGGCCAAGGAGAGACGCGAGAAGCAGATGCAGGTTCGTCTCGAACAATTGCGTAGATACGAAGACCAGGAGATCGACGGTGGCAAGACCATACCCACGTTCAAGCTTGTAGACATGCCTGAGGGTTTGCCCAACACTCTGTTTGGCGATGTGGCCATGGTTGTGGACTTCCTTCACTGCTATGCAGGTCTGCTGATGCCAGAGGATCAATATCCAATTACTGCAGTGGCTCTGATGGAAGCACTGGTTGGAGAACGGTCCGGATTCCTCTACCTGAACCGTGTGCTGGTGGTGCTGCTCCAAACTCTGCTGCAGGATGAGCTGGCAGAAGGCTACAGCGAGCTGGACATGCCCTTATCTGAGATCCCTCTTACCATGCACTCTGCGTCAGAGCTGGCCCGCTTGTGTCTGCGCCCGTTTGATGCTCATGATGAGGAGAGTGGCCAGGGCTCAGAGGCCTCTGGGCCGATAAGCAGTTTTGATGATGTGGTAACCAGTGAGTTCCTGGAAAAGCTTGAGACCGTCGAAGTGTTTGACCTGAGCTCCGAGGAGAAGGTCACACTGCTGGTGGCACTGTGCCACCGCATCCTCATGACCTATTCAGTGGAAGATCACGTTGACGCAATGAAGCAGCGGTCGGCCGAGCTGTGGAAGGAGCGTGTGGCAATGTTGAAAGAAGTCAACGAGCGCAAGAAGGCTGAGAAGAAGAAGCGAAAGGAGATGGAAG gtgaaaagaaaaaagagggtGGTGTTAAGAAGGAGGTCAAAAAGGAAGTCAAGGTagagccagagccagaaccCGAGCCAGAGCCAGAGGACATGATCAGCACAGTAAAGAGCCGGCGGCTGATGTCCATGCAAGCcaagaaagagaaggaagagaTGGACCGGCAGAATAAAG AGCGTATGGAAAAGGAGGCCGAAGAGGAGCGGATGCGTAAACAGAGGGTTAATGCAGAGAGAAACTTCCAAGATGGAATCACCAAAATGAAACTAGTCATGCGCCGGTCCCCACTGGGCACTGACAGAAATCATAACAG ATACTGGCTTTTCTCTGATGTTGTCCCAGGTCTGTACATTGAAAAAGGCTGGGTGCATGAAGCCATCGACTACAGCTTCACTCCTCCACCTGAAGATAAACCTGAGCctggggaggaggaagaggaggaggaagaggaggaggggggtgatGTAGCCACAACTCCTCTCTCACAAGGTGTAATTGCCTTGGTAAAAG GAGCTGAAAAGGATGATGGTAGCATAGATGGTGCTATTGGTGACGGAGGCCagcagggagcagcagcagacgtcTGTATAGAAACCACTTTTCCCAAACAAGGACAGAATCTGTG GTTCGTATGTGACAACCCAGCTGAGTTGGACCAACTCGTAGAAAGTCTTCATTCTCAGGGGGTCAGAGAAAGTGAACTGAAGAAAAGGATACAGAACAG ATATCAGGACATCCTCCACTCCATCCATATGACCCGTAAGGGCAAATTGGCACTCAGAACCTGTGATGGCCAGGAAGAGCTGCTCAAGTACCTGCGCAGTGATATCCAGGAGGTTGCCTCAAGGCTTCAGAAGGGAGGGCTGGGATACTTGGACGACGATGTCAACATCGAAGATCAG TTGAAAGACACTGAGAGCTTGAAAGACTTTGGTGAGTATATCATCACTATTCAGGCCTCCGTAATCAAGAAGTTCCTGCAGGGATTCATGGCTCcaaagcagaaaaagaagaaaaagcaagGAGGGGAAGAAAGCAGCAAGACCGAGGAGGTTGATGATGAGAAGAAATTGGCCGAGGAGGCAAGG GTAGCCACAGCCGTAGAGAAGTGGAAGACCTCGATCAGAGAGGCGCAGACGTTTTCCCGCATGCACGTGCTGCTGGGAATGCTGGACGCTTGCATAAAGTGGGACATGTCTGCCGAGAATGCTCGCTGCAAAGTCTGTCGCAGGAAAG GTGACGATGAGAAGCTTATACTCTGTGATGAGTGTAACAAGGCCTTCCACCTGTTTTGTCTGCGGCCGGCCCTGTACCGCATCCCTGATGGAGAATGGCTCTGTCCGGCCTGTCAGCCAACTGTGGCCAGACGTGGCTCTCGTTCAAG GAACTACAAACAAGAtacagatgaagaagaggatgaggaggagtcTGAAGAGGAGGACtcagatgaagatgatgaggacgaggaggagaatGACTACAAAGCCATGGGTCACAGCT TGAGACCGAGGAAGAAGAATAAGCAGTCTTCGTCTCGGCAGAAAAGTTCTAAAAGTAAAACCAAGGCCCAGTCGTCGTCCTGTAATCAGAGCAGTAAACAGAAGACTGGCCCCAACAGCCCTGCGGACATTGAAGAACTG GTGCGACAGAGTTCCCAAACAGGAGTACGCAGACAAGCGCTGGAGTTGGAGAGGTGTGAGGAAATCCTCAAGAAACTGATGAAGTTTCGTTACAGTTGGCCTTTCAG GGAGCCCGTTTCCACAGAAGAAGCAGAGGATTATTTGGATATAATCTCTCAGCCCATGGATTTCCAGACAATGCTGGGGAAGTTCAGCCAGTATCGTCACGCCCAAGACTTCCTGGAAGACGTGAAACTGGTCTTCCACAATGCAGAGGAGTACAACCAGCAAGGCAGCACCGTGCTCTCCTGTATGGTCAAGACAGAGCAGACCTTCACTGAGCTGCTCCAAAAGCTGCTGCCTGGCCTCAGCTACCTCCGCCGGCGTTCGCGCAAACGCATCAGCCAAACTCCTGCGTCAtcatcagaggaggaggacgaacaagaagaagaagaagaggaggaggaggaggaggaggaggaggaggagccaaagAAGAAGATGCAGAACGGCAAGTCCACCACCAAGAAACCCACACATGGTCGAGGACAGAGGGACGAAGATAGtgagagtgaggaggaagatgaggaggatgaaggcaAGAGGAGAAGTAAGCGTACCTCTGCCACCTCAGGAAAGAAAGATTACAGGGAGCAGGACAGCGATGGCGAGCGGGACACACGGAGAACTCGTCATCGGGGAAGCCGGGGCAATGCTAAAGGTGCGACTAGTGACGATGACCGGTCCAGCCAGCAGCGACATTCCAAGCGACTAAAACGCTCATGA